The following coding sequences are from one Bradyrhizobium sp. WSM471 window:
- a CDS encoding RbsD/FucU family protein — translation MLKSIDPILTPDLLWLLASMGHGDDLAFVDANHPAARIAQSTNSQRLIQLPGMRMETAIRAIMSVYPLDDFDPDPVRVMMPVDDPDRVPDVQRAVLAEIERAAGRPVTPGKLSRPDFYRAAAGGFGVVQVGDSRGYGCFLIRKGVIS, via the coding sequence ATGCTGAAATCGATCGATCCGATCCTCACGCCCGACCTGCTCTGGCTGCTGGCTTCCATGGGCCATGGCGACGACCTCGCTTTCGTCGATGCCAATCACCCCGCGGCACGCATCGCGCAGAGCACGAATTCGCAGCGCCTGATCCAGTTGCCGGGCATGCGCATGGAGACCGCGATTCGCGCCATCATGTCGGTCTACCCGCTCGACGATTTCGATCCCGATCCGGTACGCGTGATGATGCCGGTCGACGATCCCGACCGCGTCCCCGATGTGCAGCGCGCGGTGCTCGCCGAGATCGAACGCGCCGCTGGCCGGCCGGTCACGCCCGGAAAACTCTCCCGGCCGGATTTTTATCGCGCGGCGGCGGGGGGTTTTGGCGTGGTGCAGGTGGGGGACAGCAGGGGTTACGGATGCTTCCTGATCAGGAAGGGTGTGATCAGCTAG
- a CDS encoding caspase family protein, whose protein sequence is MFRLRPFLMTASLLGSLFGFACGPVSAQVAPVEPAPTALQGPEQRVALVIGNSNYQNAPQLANPDNDAESMAKFLNSAGFEVVAATDLTQNDMLRVVQDFSAKVSARGPNTVAMVYYAGHGVQLAGENYLVPVDAKVSSQTELVNNSVRLVDVMSTLETIPSRMRIVILDACRNNPFPNVNDAGRGLAIVDAPNGSIVGYSTAPGAEAQDGTGGHSPYTQAFLNVAREPNVPIEQLFKRVRLEVNQTTSGAQIPWESSSLTSDFTFFGDTAVAANRAPVNAPVVQMASNLPSRSTRQAYDYVVSEARPEYYQEFITMYPHDPLCDHVRWLLNNLLLTQAWHKAVLANSPLGYKNFYDSYGNTPYAQVALKLQMQPKQIPLMQATKFLAPQNIAPTFKIGNLGQPKYMPLQQGNGGAQVNGNFPIVQKSGDNNGIGKLGNGGQIINLPAGNNQPNPQNGTPSQTPGKIATLPAPTNTTNTTNNNGGIGKIVTLPATNKTPNGTANGTTSGNPGKIVSMPVNVGKGGTTIDTKPVNVQTQNNPIRINNGVKISNNPVNKLQVQNNDRPQFNTNNRIVNNGNNNFRQSMNQSQGGNSGNNHRGGFMH, encoded by the coding sequence ATGTTCCGCCTAAGACCTTTCCTGATGACGGCTAGCCTGCTGGGAAGCCTGTTCGGCTTTGCCTGCGGCCCAGTTTCCGCGCAAGTCGCCCCGGTCGAGCCGGCCCCCACCGCGCTGCAAGGCCCGGAACAGCGGGTGGCGCTGGTGATCGGCAATTCGAACTACCAGAACGCGCCGCAGCTCGCCAATCCGGACAACGACGCGGAGTCCATGGCGAAGTTCCTGAACTCCGCCGGCTTCGAAGTGGTCGCCGCGACCGACCTCACCCAGAACGACATGCTCCGCGTGGTGCAGGACTTCTCCGCCAAAGTGTCGGCGCGCGGTCCGAACACCGTGGCGATGGTCTACTACGCCGGTCACGGCGTGCAGCTCGCCGGCGAGAACTACCTCGTTCCCGTCGACGCCAAGGTCTCGAGCCAGACCGAGCTCGTCAACAACTCCGTCCGCCTGGTCGACGTGATGTCGACGCTGGAGACGATCCCGAGCCGCATGCGCATCGTCATCCTCGACGCCTGCCGCAACAACCCGTTCCCGAACGTGAATGATGCCGGCCGCGGCTTGGCCATCGTCGATGCGCCGAACGGTTCGATCGTCGGTTACTCGACCGCGCCGGGCGCGGAAGCGCAGGACGGCACCGGCGGCCACAGCCCCTATACGCAGGCCTTCCTGAACGTCGCGCGCGAGCCCAACGTGCCGATCGAGCAGCTGTTCAAGCGCGTGCGCCTCGAAGTGAACCAGACCACCAGCGGCGCGCAGATCCCGTGGGAGAGCTCGTCGCTGACGTCGGACTTCACCTTCTTCGGCGACACCGCCGTTGCCGCCAACCGCGCGCCGGTGAATGCGCCTGTGGTGCAGATGGCCTCCAACCTGCCGAGCCGCTCGACCCGCCAAGCCTATGACTACGTCGTGTCCGAAGCACGGCCGGAGTACTATCAGGAATTCATCACGATGTATCCGCACGACCCGCTGTGCGATCACGTCCGCTGGCTGCTCAACAACCTGCTGCTCACGCAGGCCTGGCACAAGGCGGTGCTCGCGAACTCGCCGCTCGGCTACAAGAACTTCTACGACAGCTACGGCAACACGCCCTATGCGCAGGTCGCGCTGAAGCTCCAGATGCAGCCGAAGCAGATTCCCTTGATGCAGGCGACCAAATTCCTGGCGCCGCAGAATATCGCCCCGACCTTCAAGATCGGCAATCTCGGCCAGCCCAAATACATGCCGCTGCAGCAGGGTAATGGCGGCGCGCAAGTGAACGGCAATTTTCCGATCGTGCAGAAGTCGGGCGACAACAACGGCATCGGCAAGCTCGGCAATGGCGGCCAGATCATCAACCTGCCGGCGGGCAACAACCAGCCCAACCCGCAGAACGGCACGCCGTCGCAGACCCCGGGCAAGATCGCCACCCTGCCCGCGCCGACCAACACCACCAACACCACCAACAACAATGGCGGCATCGGCAAGATCGTGACGCTGCCTGCGACCAATAAGACGCCGAATGGCACTGCCAACGGCACAACCAGTGGCAATCCTGGCAAGATCGTGAGCATGCCGGTGAATGTCGGCAAGGGCGGCACGACCATCGATACGAAGCCCGTCAACGTTCAGACCCAGAACAACCCGATCCGCATCAACAACGGCGTGAAGATCAGCAACAACCCGGTGAACAAGCTGCAGGTGCAGAACAACGACCGCCCGCAGTTCAACACGAACAACCGGATCGTCAACAATGGCAACAACAACTTCCGCCAGTCGATGAACCAGAGCCAGGGTGGCAACAGCGGCAACAACCACCGCGGCGGCTTCATGCACTGA
- a CDS encoding threonine/serine dehydratase: protein MTEQLLPIGPADIDAAARVIAPFAVRTPLLSFPVLNERVGAKVYLKPEMLQRTGSFKFRGAFNKVASIPQDKRAGGVVAFSSGNHAQGVAAAAKILDMQATIVMPADAPLSKRERTKSYGAEVVLYDRDRDDREAISRGIAEKRGATLVRPYDDPFVIAGQGTAGREIAEDMAALGLAPDIVVAPASGGGLIAGVATAVKARFPLAQIVVAEPEAFDDHGLSLTAGHREPHAPAGRTICDALMALIPGEMTFAINSKLLARGVTASDKEVGAAVAFAYRELKLVVEPGGAVGLAALLAGRLDVAGKNVVIVLSGGNVDADLFAELVA, encoded by the coding sequence ATGACAGAACAGCTCCTCCCGATCGGCCCTGCCGATATCGATGCCGCAGCACGCGTGATCGCACCCTTCGCCGTCCGCACGCCGCTGCTGTCCTTTCCCGTGCTCAACGAACGCGTCGGCGCAAAGGTCTATCTCAAGCCGGAGATGCTCCAGCGCACCGGTTCGTTCAAGTTCCGCGGTGCCTTCAACAAGGTCGCCTCGATCCCGCAGGACAAGCGCGCCGGCGGCGTAGTCGCGTTCTCCTCCGGCAACCACGCCCAGGGCGTGGCGGCGGCGGCCAAGATCCTCGACATGCAGGCGACCATCGTGATGCCTGCGGATGCGCCGTTGTCGAAGCGCGAGCGCACCAAATCCTACGGTGCCGAGGTCGTGCTGTACGACCGCGACCGCGACGACCGCGAGGCGATCTCGCGCGGTATCGCCGAGAAGCGCGGCGCGACGCTGGTCAGGCCCTATGACGATCCCTTCGTGATCGCCGGCCAAGGCACGGCCGGCCGCGAGATCGCCGAGGACATGGCGGCACTTGGTCTCGCCCCAGATATCGTGGTAGCGCCGGCCTCCGGCGGCGGCCTGATCGCGGGCGTCGCGACGGCCGTAAAGGCACGCTTTCCGCTGGCCCAAATCGTCGTGGCCGAGCCCGAAGCGTTCGACGATCACGGCCTGTCGCTGACCGCGGGCCACCGCGAGCCGCACGCACCCGCCGGCCGCACCATCTGCGATGCGCTGATGGCCCTGATCCCCGGCGAGATGACCTTTGCAATCAACAGCAAGCTGCTCGCGCGCGGCGTGACCGCGTCGGACAAGGAAGTCGGCGCGGCCGTCGCCTTTGCCTATCGCGAGCTGAAGCTCGTGGTCGAGCCGGGCGGAGCGGTCGGCCTGGCCGCGCTGCTTGCGGGGCGACTTGATGTTGCCGGCAAGAACGTCGTCATTGTGCTCTCGGGCGGCAATGTCGACGCCGATCTGTTCGCCGAGCTGGTGGCCTGA
- a CDS encoding glycosyltransferase family 1 protein has protein sequence MRILVATDAWHPQVNGVVRTLTKLADGAKSLDVEFSFLTPQSFRTFAMPSYRDVRLAMPRPGRIAKLIEEAHPDSIHIATEGPIGLMVRRYCRQRKLPFTTSFHTRFPEYVRARVPVPGSLIWRALRRFHSPSRAVMAATPALASELTERGFDNVVLWPRGVDTHLFHPRAIDLCLPAPVFLSVGRVAVEKNLEAFLDLDLPGTKVIVGDGPARVALEEAYPDAIFLGEKHGEELADIYAAADVFVFPSKTDTFGLVLLEALASGLPVAAFPVKGPRDVIGDAPVGALDHDLRGACFAALDISRQDCVEFAANYTWEASARAFIDSILAVDAVLPGRNGAEPARFVA, from the coding sequence ATGCGCATCCTGGTCGCGACCGACGCCTGGCACCCGCAAGTCAACGGTGTGGTTCGGACGCTGACCAAACTTGCTGACGGTGCCAAAAGCCTCGACGTCGAATTCTCGTTCCTGACGCCGCAATCGTTCCGCACCTTTGCGATGCCGAGCTACCGTGACGTGCGGCTGGCCATGCCGCGGCCGGGCAGAATCGCAAAGCTGATCGAAGAGGCGCACCCGGACAGCATCCACATCGCGACGGAGGGTCCGATCGGCCTGATGGTTCGGCGTTATTGCCGCCAGCGCAAGCTGCCCTTCACGACCAGCTTCCACACCCGCTTTCCCGAATATGTCCGCGCCCGCGTGCCGGTGCCGGGCTCGCTGATCTGGCGGGCGCTGCGCCGATTTCACAGCCCCAGCCGCGCCGTGATGGCGGCAACGCCGGCGCTCGCCAGCGAGCTGACCGAGCGCGGCTTCGACAATGTCGTGCTGTGGCCGCGCGGCGTCGACACCCATTTGTTCCATCCCCGCGCGATCGATCTCTGCCTGCCGGCACCGGTGTTCCTCTCGGTCGGCCGGGTCGCGGTGGAGAAGAATCTCGAGGCGTTCCTCGACCTCGACCTGCCCGGCACCAAGGTGATTGTCGGCGACGGTCCGGCGCGTGTCGCGCTGGAGGAGGCCTATCCGGACGCGATCTTCCTCGGCGAAAAGCACGGCGAGGAGCTGGCGGACATCTATGCGGCCGCTGACGTCTTCGTGTTTCCGAGCAAGACCGACACGTTCGGCCTCGTTCTGCTCGAAGCGCTGGCGAGCGGCCTGCCGGTCGCGGCCTTCCCGGTGAAGGGCCCCCGCGACGTGATCGGCGATGCCCCGGTCGGCGCGCTCGATCACGATCTGCGCGGTGCCTGCTTCGCCGCGCTGGACATCTCCCGGCAGGACTGCGTCGAATTCGCCGCCAACTACACCTGGGAAGCCTCGGCCCGGGCCTTTATCGACAGCATTTTGGCGGTCGATGCGGTGCTGCCGGGCCGGAACGGGGCAGAACCGGCGCGATTCGTCGCCTGA
- a CDS encoding UDP-2,3-diacylglucosamine diphosphatase, producing the protein MGSYDVSDESPERRFRTLFISDVHLGARGSQADLLLDFLRFHDADTIYLVGDIVDGWALKSSWHWPQSHNDLVQKLLRKARKGAKVIYIPGNHDEFLRNYYGTHFGGIDVVENTVHSGADGKRYLVIHGDIFDLVVQNARWLAHLGDKAYDFAIQLNRFVNFFRRMFKVPYWSLSQWAKQKVKNAVNYIGAFEQALAAEARRHDADGVICGHIHYAVIRDEGGIRYMNCGDWVESCTALVEHDDGRFEIITWADQAEKPAQVPQVAARAA; encoded by the coding sequence ATGGGAAGTTACGATGTGAGTGACGAGAGCCCGGAGCGGCGCTTTCGCACGTTGTTCATCTCCGACGTTCATCTCGGAGCCCGCGGTTCTCAAGCCGACCTTCTGCTCGACTTCCTGCGTTTCCATGATGCCGACACGATCTATCTCGTCGGCGATATCGTCGACGGCTGGGCGCTGAAATCGAGCTGGCATTGGCCGCAATCGCATAACGACCTGGTCCAGAAGCTTTTGCGCAAGGCGCGCAAGGGCGCCAAGGTGATCTACATCCCCGGTAATCACGACGAGTTCCTGCGCAACTATTACGGCACGCATTTCGGCGGCATCGACGTGGTCGAGAACACCGTCCACTCCGGCGCTGACGGCAAGCGCTATCTCGTCATCCACGGCGACATCTTCGACCTCGTGGTGCAGAACGCACGCTGGCTCGCCCATCTCGGCGACAAGGCCTACGATTTCGCGATCCAGCTGAATCGCTTCGTCAACTTCTTCCGGCGCATGTTCAAGGTGCCCTATTGGTCGCTGTCGCAATGGGCCAAGCAGAAGGTGAAGAATGCGGTGAACTATATCGGCGCGTTCGAGCAGGCGCTCGCCGCCGAGGCGCGGCGCCACGACGCCGACGGCGTGATCTGCGGTCACATCCACTACGCGGTGATCCGCGACGAGGGCGGCATCCGCTACATGAATTGCGGCGACTGGGTCGAGAGCTGCACGGCGCTGGTCGAGCACGACGATGGCCGTTTCGAGATCATCACCTGGGCGGACCAGGCCGAGAAGCCGGCACAGGTCCCGCAGGTTGCAGCCAGAGCTGCATGA
- the thiD gene encoding bifunctional hydroxymethylpyrimidine kinase/phosphomethylpyrimidine kinase, giving the protein MTTPVALTIAGSDSSGGAGIQADLKTFAALGVFGASAITALTAQNTCGVTGIHAVPAEFVTAQIDAVFSDLEVGAVKIGMVAQAASIDAIAAALSRWAPRHIVLDPVMVATSGDRLLASEAVDALRIKLMPLASVITPNLPEAAALLGEPVAASEAEIESQGRRLLALGCRAVLIKGGHGEGAESIDYLVDASTTIALAAPRVATRNTHGTGCSLSSAVAAGLARGEDLERAVRNAKTWISAAIAAADRFSVGHGHGPIHHFHKFY; this is encoded by the coding sequence ATGACGACGCCCGTCGCGCTGACCATTGCCGGCTCCGATTCGAGCGGCGGCGCCGGCATCCAGGCCGACCTGAAGACCTTTGCCGCGCTCGGCGTTTTTGGCGCGTCCGCCATCACGGCGCTGACGGCGCAGAACACCTGCGGCGTCACCGGCATTCACGCGGTGCCCGCCGAATTCGTCACCGCGCAGATCGACGCGGTGTTCTCCGATCTCGAGGTCGGCGCGGTCAAGATCGGCATGGTGGCGCAAGCCGCCAGCATCGATGCGATCGCGGCCGCGCTGTCGCGCTGGGCGCCCCGGCATATCGTGCTCGATCCCGTGATGGTGGCGACATCGGGCGATCGCCTGCTCGCGTCCGAAGCTGTCGACGCCCTGCGCATTAAACTGATGCCGCTGGCTTCGGTGATCACACCCAATCTGCCCGAGGCCGCGGCTCTGCTCGGCGAACCGGTCGCGGCCAGCGAGGCCGAGATCGAAAGCCAGGGGCGCCGGCTGCTGGCGCTCGGCTGCCGGGCGGTCCTGATCAAGGGCGGGCACGGCGAGGGCGCCGAGAGCATCGACTATCTCGTCGATGCCAGCACCACGATCGCGCTCGCCGCGCCGCGCGTTGCCACTCGCAATACCCATGGCACCGGCTGCTCGCTGTCCTCGGCGGTTGCCGCGGGGCTCGCCCGAGGCGAGGATCTCGAGCGCGCCGTGCGCAACGCCAAGACCTGGATCAGCGCGGCGATCGCCGCCGCCGACCGCTTCAGCGTCGGCCACGGCCACGGCCCGATCCATCATTTCCACAAATTCTACTGA
- a CDS encoding Lrp/AsnC family transcriptional regulator — protein sequence MVPFFVQIKCKLGQSYVVANALAEAEIASEIYSTAGQYDLLVKFYVDNDTDIGHFVNEKVQVLPGIQDTLTIITFKAFGAS from the coding sequence ATGGTTCCCTTTTTCGTCCAGATCAAATGCAAGCTCGGTCAATCCTATGTGGTCGCCAATGCGCTTGCCGAAGCCGAGATCGCCTCCGAGATCTATTCCACGGCCGGGCAATACGACCTGCTGGTGAAGTTCTACGTCGACAACGACACCGATATCGGCCACTTCGTCAACGAGAAGGTGCAGGTGCTGCCCGGGATCCAGGACACCCTCACCATCATCACCTTCAAGGCGTTTGGCGCGAGTTGA
- a CDS encoding cytochrome c gives MLRRTISVALLAALAAAGVYWWLSAPVVAAAGIAPARVPDLANGEVMFNAGGCASCHAVPDQPDRLRLGGGVAIKSPFGTFYAPNISSDPTDGIGKWSQAEFVNAVMHGVSPEGRHYFPAFPYTSYQHARREDVLDLFAYLKTLPAVAGKVRDHDVRFPFNIRRNVGIWKFLFLDGKPFVADSAKSPQWNRGAYLVNSFGHCAECHSPRNALGGIIAGQRFAGGPNPEGEGWVPNITQKGLGEWSAKDIAYFLKTGELPDGDSVGGAMTRVIKNTSQLPDDDLAAMADYLKSLPPVDGPPRPKRKEGGA, from the coding sequence ATATTGCGACGAACAATCTCCGTGGCGCTGCTCGCCGCACTCGCCGCAGCCGGCGTCTATTGGTGGCTCAGCGCGCCGGTGGTGGCGGCCGCCGGCATCGCGCCTGCCCGCGTCCCTGATCTTGCCAATGGCGAGGTGATGTTCAACGCCGGCGGCTGCGCCTCATGCCATGCCGTCCCCGACCAGCCCGATCGTCTCAGGCTCGGCGGCGGCGTCGCGATCAAGTCGCCGTTCGGAACGTTCTACGCGCCGAACATCTCGTCCGATCCGACCGACGGCATCGGCAAATGGAGCCAGGCCGAATTCGTCAACGCGGTGATGCACGGGGTCTCGCCGGAGGGACGGCATTATTTTCCGGCCTTTCCCTACACGTCCTATCAGCACGCCAGGCGCGAGGACGTGCTCGATCTCTTTGCGTACCTGAAAACGCTACCGGCCGTTGCAGGCAAGGTGCGCGACCACGACGTGCGCTTTCCGTTCAATATCCGCCGCAACGTCGGCATCTGGAAATTCTTATTTCTGGACGGCAAGCCCTTCGTCGCCGACAGCGCGAAGTCGCCGCAGTGGAATCGCGGCGCCTATCTCGTCAACAGTTTTGGCCATTGCGCGGAATGCCACAGCCCGCGCAATGCGCTTGGCGGCATCATCGCCGGACAACGCTTCGCCGGCGGACCCAATCCGGAAGGCGAGGGGTGGGTGCCCAACATCACCCAGAAGGGCCTTGGCGAGTGGAGCGCGAAGGATATTGCCTATTTCCTGAAGACCGGCGAATTGCCCGACGGCGACAGCGTCGGCGGCGCGATGACGCGGGTGATCAAGAACACCTCGCAATTGCCGGACGACGATCTCGCGGCGATGGCGGACTATCTCAAATCGCTGCCGCCGGTGGACGGTCCGCCGCGTCCCAAGCGCAAGGAGGGCGGCGCCTGA
- a CDS encoding CHRD domain-containing protein: MNKIVIAMSLLGAVALAGSASAEKLKATLDAKSEVPATTSSGTGTADLDYDAASKKLSWKVTYSGLSGPATAAHFHGPAEPGKNAGVAIPIPGAATSPAEGSATLTDAQAADLLGGKLYVNIHTAANPGGEIRGQVMK; the protein is encoded by the coding sequence ATGAACAAGATCGTCATCGCGATGTCATTGCTTGGCGCCGTTGCTCTTGCAGGTTCGGCCAGCGCGGAAAAGCTGAAAGCAACGCTCGACGCCAAGTCCGAGGTCCCCGCAACGACCAGCAGCGGCACCGGAACGGCTGATCTGGATTACGACGCCGCCAGCAAGAAGCTGTCCTGGAAGGTCACCTATTCCGGTCTGTCCGGCCCCGCCACCGCCGCGCATTTCCACGGACCTGCCGAACCCGGCAAGAACGCCGGCGTTGCGATCCCGATTCCCGGCGCAGCCACCAGCCCGGCCGAGGGCTCGGCGACACTGACCGACGCGCAGGCGGCCGATCTGCTCGGCGGCAAGCTCTACGTCAACATCCACACCGCGGCCAATCCGGGCGGCGAGATCCGCGGTCAGGTGATGAAGTAA
- a CDS encoding cystathionine gamma-synthase family protein, giving the protein MVKPFPSKTHIGNHMLHPETLMLTYGYDPQLSEGAVKPPVFLTSTFVFKTAEDGQDFFDFVSGRREPPEGMGAGLVYSRFNHPNSEIVEDRLAIYERTESCALFSSGMAAIATTILAFVRPGDVILHSQPLYGGTETLLTNTLARLSIGAVGFADGVDEAVVSQAAEEAMRKGRVSMILIETPANPTNGLVDIAMMRRVAETIGKTQGHVPIIACDNTLLGPVFQRPIEHGADISLYSLTKYVGGHSDLIAGAALGAKAVVKGIKALRGAIGTQLDPHSCWMINRSLETLSLRMEKADANARLVADYLRDHPRVAKVHYLGHHDAASPDGRVFARQCTGAGSTFSFDIVGGKAAAMKFLNALQILKLAVSLGGTESLASLPATMTHSGVPADIRRKIGVLDSTIRLSIGIEHPSDLIADLAQALNAAEPEV; this is encoded by the coding sequence ATGGTCAAACCGTTCCCGTCGAAGACGCACATCGGCAACCATATGCTGCATCCGGAAACGCTGATGCTGACCTATGGCTACGATCCGCAATTGTCGGAAGGCGCGGTCAAGCCGCCGGTGTTCCTGACCTCGACCTTCGTATTCAAGACGGCCGAGGACGGACAGGACTTCTTCGATTTCGTCTCCGGCCGGCGCGAGCCGCCGGAAGGGATGGGCGCGGGCCTGGTCTATTCGCGCTTCAATCACCCCAACAGCGAAATCGTCGAGGACAGGCTCGCGATCTACGAGCGCACCGAGAGCTGTGCGCTGTTCTCGTCCGGCATGGCGGCCATCGCGACCACGATCCTGGCGTTCGTCCGCCCCGGCGATGTCATTCTGCACTCGCAGCCGCTCTACGGCGGGACGGAAACGCTGCTGACGAATACGCTTGCGCGTCTGTCGATCGGCGCCGTCGGCTTCGCCGATGGCGTCGATGAAGCCGTGGTCAGCCAGGCCGCCGAGGAGGCCATGCGCAAGGGAAGGGTCTCGATGATCCTGATCGAAACTCCGGCCAACCCGACCAACGGGCTGGTCGACATCGCCATGATGCGGCGTGTCGCCGAGACGATCGGAAAGACCCAAGGCCACGTTCCGATCATCGCCTGCGACAATACGCTGCTCGGACCGGTGTTTCAGCGGCCGATCGAGCATGGCGCGGATATTTCCCTGTACTCGCTCACGAAATATGTCGGCGGTCATTCCGATCTGATCGCGGGCGCCGCGCTCGGCGCCAAAGCGGTCGTGAAAGGCATCAAGGCGCTACGGGGCGCCATCGGCACGCAGCTCGATCCGCATTCCTGTTGGATGATCAACCGATCGCTGGAGACGCTGAGCCTGCGCATGGAAAAGGCCGACGCGAATGCGCGCCTCGTGGCGGACTATCTGCGCGATCACCCCAGGGTGGCCAAGGTGCACTATCTCGGTCATCACGACGCCGCGTCGCCGGACGGACGTGTGTTTGCGCGGCAATGCACAGGGGCGGGGTCCACGTTCTCGTTCGACATCGTCGGCGGTAAGGCCGCCGCCATGAAGTTCCTCAACGCGCTGCAAATCCTCAAGCTGGCGGTGAGTCTTGGTGGAACGGAGTCGCTTGCGAGCCTGCCTGCCACCATGACCCATTCCGGCGTTCCCGCCGACATCCGCCGGAAGATCGGCGTGCTCGATTCCACGATCCGGCTGTCGATCGGCATCGAACACCCGTCGGATTTGATCGCCGACCTCGCACAGGCGCTGAACGCGGCCGAACCTGAGGTGTGA
- a CDS encoding cytochrome c — MKRVLVVGGALLLGMGAVWAQQDSVKEVQMLMKANGKNAGAVAAIVKGEKPYDQATVDSALAQFEDTAKKLPNLFPASAKGMKPEGDYSASPKVWEDKAGFDAKVASFAKVVGEAKGKIKDIDSLKANFPAIGKECGGCHETFRVKNG; from the coding sequence ATGAAGCGAGTGTTGGTTGTTGGGGGCGCGCTTTTGCTGGGTATGGGCGCGGTTTGGGCGCAGCAGGACTCCGTCAAGGAGGTCCAGATGCTGATGAAGGCCAACGGCAAGAACGCCGGCGCGGTGGCGGCGATCGTCAAGGGCGAGAAGCCCTACGATCAGGCCACGGTGGACAGCGCGCTGGCGCAGTTCGAGGACACCGCCAAGAAGCTGCCGAACCTGTTTCCCGCGAGCGCAAAGGGCATGAAGCCCGAGGGCGACTACAGCGCCTCGCCGAAGGTCTGGGAGGACAAGGCCGGGTTCGATGCCAAGGTCGCGAGCTTCGCCAAGGTCGTTGGCGAGGCCAAGGGCAAGATCAAGGATATCGACTCGCTCAAGGCGAATTTCCCCGCGATCGGCAAGGAATGCGGCGGCTGCCACGAGACGTTTCGCGTGAAGAACGGCTGA